One window from the genome of Pandoraea fibrosis encodes:
- a CDS encoding c-type cytochrome: MKKLWSIALFGLAAGIAHAQTPSGKTLFGNNCAACHQAGGQGIPGAFPALKGDKFVLGDPSKVVETVIGGRGGMPTFNSSLNDTQIAAVVSFIRGEWGNNAAPVTVEQVAAVRKTVAAKEAEGGSKGN, encoded by the coding sequence ATGAAAAAGTTGTGGTCGATCGCGTTGTTCGGTCTCGCGGCCGGTATCGCACACGCACAGACGCCGTCGGGCAAAACCCTCTTCGGCAACAACTGCGCAGCGTGCCATCAGGCAGGCGGGCAAGGGATTCCCGGTGCATTTCCCGCACTTAAGGGCGACAAGTTCGTCCTGGGCGATCCTTCCAAGGTCGTCGAGACCGTGATCGGCGGACGAGGTGGCATGCCAACGTTCAACTCGTCGCTCAACGACACGCAGATCGCCGCGGTCGTGAGCTTCATTCGCGGCGAGTGGGGCAATAACGCCGCCCCGGTCACGGTCGAACAGGTCGCGGCCGTGCGCAAGACCGTGGCGGCGAAGGAAGCGGAAGGCGGCTCCAAAGGCAACTGA
- a CDS encoding c-type cytochrome, whose protein sequence is MSEAHNEHESLIKTPKQLIAAVIAGFLVPIVIIVLLVNYVGNNALTGAGSSAMTEKAIAERIAPVAKVEVKDASAPRVYQTGEQLYKAVCAACHAAGTAGAPKVGSADWAPRIAQGYDEMLKIALAGKGAMPARGGTSPDDVTDYEIGRAIVYMANASGGKLQEPTAPAQPASGAAAAPASGAPAAASGADAGSAAAAAAAMASLKTAAPAAAGAGSNLDAGKKLYDTVCMACHASGVMNAPKFGDKAAWAPRIATGIDTLHNAALKGLNAMPPKGGAANASDDDVKAAVDYMVSAAK, encoded by the coding sequence ATGAGTGAAGCACATAACGAGCATGAGTCCCTGATCAAAACACCCAAGCAGCTCATCGCCGCAGTCATCGCAGGTTTTCTCGTACCGATCGTTATCATCGTCCTGCTGGTCAATTACGTGGGCAACAACGCCCTGACCGGCGCCGGCAGTTCCGCCATGACCGAAAAAGCCATTGCCGAGCGCATTGCGCCCGTGGCCAAGGTCGAAGTGAAGGATGCCAGCGCGCCCCGCGTCTATCAGACCGGTGAGCAACTCTATAAGGCCGTTTGCGCCGCCTGCCACGCCGCGGGTACCGCCGGTGCGCCGAAAGTCGGTTCCGCCGACTGGGCGCCGCGCATTGCTCAGGGCTATGACGAAATGCTGAAGATCGCGCTGGCCGGGAAAGGCGCGATGCCCGCCCGTGGCGGCACCAGTCCCGACGACGTGACGGACTACGAAATCGGCCGCGCCATCGTCTACATGGCCAACGCCTCGGGCGGCAAGCTGCAGGAACCGACTGCGCCGGCTCAGCCCGCTTCGGGCGCCGCTGCGGCACCCGCCTCGGGGGCTCCGGCCGCTGCGTCGGGCGCCGACGCCGGCTCCGCCGCGGCTGCCGCCGCCGCCATGGCCTCGCTCAAGACCGCCGCTCCGGCCGCTGCCGGCGCGGGCAGCAATCTCGACGCAGGCAAGAAGCTCTACGACACCGTCTGTATGGCTTGCCATGCGAGCGGTGTGATGAATGCCCCGAAGTTCGGCGACAAGGCCGCATGGGCACCGCGTATTGCCACCGGTATCGACACGCTGCACAACGCGGCTCTCAAGGGGCTGAACGCCATGCCGCCGAAGGGCGGTGCCGCCAATGCGTCGGATGACGACGTCAAGGCGGCCGTCGACTACATGGTGAGCGCGGCCAAGTAA
- a CDS encoding flavin monoamine oxidase family protein translates to MSDAQQTTGKSFGSMDSMAGADVQGGGGRLRRRDFLMRTLAIGGSGLMLATMKAWGVDLASVRTSPPRLSGSGRGKRVVILGAGLAGMTAAYELSKLGYQCEIVEARGFAGGRCQTARRGFELTELGGERQVCNFDEGQYINHGPWRIPFCQQSTLHYTREFGVPLELFNNDNDAAYVYKENIDGPLAGKRLRQFEIKADMRGYTDELFAKTLRAGKLNDQLNEGDKALLLDYLVHEGYLNKKDLDYKGTSARGYKTYPGVQAGELTDPLQFGDLLKSKLGNIYRSANDIEQQKTMLQAVGGMDHVAKAFEARTKKMIRYNTEVVSLRNTDSGVVLQCKDTRTGAGRTIKGDFCLCTIPLSVLKQIDTDFSDGFKDAMQVAYEPVGKLGVQMKRRFWEEDHFIYGGHIQTDIKGATLISLPSTNWQGQKGTLLSYYNFGAMAAQVSAMSLKERTDFGLAAGEKVFPGQYRDSAESSFSVAWHRVKYNLGGWADWSEAGRRTAYPRLLKGEGRTLLAGEHMSHLNGWQAGAIESAWYQIEQLHARLSA, encoded by the coding sequence ATGTCAGACGCGCAACAAACCACGGGTAAGTCGTTCGGTTCGATGGATTCGATGGCTGGGGCAGACGTACAGGGAGGCGGGGGCCGGTTGCGGCGCCGGGATTTCCTGATGCGTACACTCGCCATTGGCGGCAGCGGTCTCATGCTGGCCACGATGAAGGCATGGGGCGTGGATCTCGCCTCGGTACGCACGTCGCCCCCGAGGCTCTCGGGCAGCGGACGCGGCAAGCGCGTGGTGATTCTCGGCGCCGGCCTTGCCGGCATGACCGCCGCCTACGAGCTTTCAAAGCTCGGCTATCAATGCGAGATCGTCGAAGCGCGCGGCTTTGCCGGTGGCCGTTGTCAGACCGCCCGCCGGGGCTTCGAGCTGACAGAGCTGGGCGGCGAGCGCCAGGTCTGCAACTTCGACGAAGGGCAGTACATCAACCACGGCCCGTGGCGCATTCCGTTCTGCCAGCAGTCCACGCTTCACTACACGCGCGAATTCGGCGTGCCGCTCGAACTGTTCAACAACGACAACGACGCGGCCTACGTCTACAAGGAAAACATCGACGGCCCGCTTGCGGGCAAGCGTCTGCGTCAGTTCGAGATCAAGGCGGACATGCGCGGCTACACCGACGAACTCTTCGCCAAGACGCTGCGCGCGGGCAAGCTCAACGACCAGCTCAACGAAGGCGACAAGGCACTGTTGCTCGACTACCTCGTGCACGAAGGCTATCTGAACAAGAAAGACCTCGACTACAAGGGCACGTCGGCGCGCGGCTACAAGACCTACCCCGGCGTGCAGGCAGGCGAGTTGACCGATCCGCTGCAATTCGGGGATCTGCTCAAGTCGAAGCTCGGCAACATCTATCGCTCGGCCAACGACATCGAACAGCAAAAGACGATGCTCCAGGCCGTGGGCGGCATGGACCATGTGGCCAAGGCGTTCGAGGCCCGCACGAAGAAGATGATTCGCTACAACACCGAAGTCGTGAGTCTGCGCAACACCGACAGCGGTGTGGTGCTGCAGTGCAAAGACACGCGCACCGGCGCGGGACGCACGATCAAGGGCGACTTCTGCCTGTGCACGATCCCGCTGTCCGTGCTCAAGCAGATCGACACCGACTTCTCCGACGGTTTCAAAGACGCCATGCAGGTCGCCTACGAGCCGGTCGGCAAGCTGGGCGTGCAGATGAAGCGCCGTTTCTGGGAAGAGGATCACTTCATTTACGGTGGTCACATCCAGACCGACATCAAGGGCGCCACGCTGATCTCGCTGCCGTCGACCAACTGGCAGGGACAGAAGGGCACGCTGCTGTCCTACTACAACTTCGGTGCGATGGCGGCACAGGTCAGTGCGATGTCCCTGAAGGAGCGCACGGACTTCGGTCTGGCCGCAGGCGAAAAGGTGTTCCCGGGACAGTACCGCGACTCGGCCGAGTCGTCGTTCTCGGTGGCCTGGCATCGCGTGAAGTACAACCTCGGCGGCTGGGCCGACTGGAGCGAAGCCGGACGCCGCACCGCCTATCCCCGCCTGCTCAAGGGCGAAGGACGCACGTTGCTCGCCGGCGAACACATGAGTCATCTCAATGGCTGGCAGGCCGGCGCCATCGAGTCGGCCTGGTACCAGATCGAGCAATTGCATGCGCGTCTGAGTGCGTGA
- a CDS encoding zinc finger Ran-binding domain-containing protein — MQCPTCGTNNAPRAPYCVKCGAKLADAEPGFRDDRRVTGAAGAGALDAVVGASGNAPMSGARAGTAPSTSTAGAPDEAPKRRVKRERGESPGWLNGALVLGTAIFAAVALLGIWWNLRAPYVDPAPKPPGGIAVTPFGAPIDAPPTVASGNTAATAVTTGAGESEASAALARAQALAAVDAAASGAAADVAAASQPAPLTASAATAALTAAATSLAPARHDTPDDMMQLLSRRDAGGSTPRPMANADLPAHYDNNDIGPIAAEAQHQPAAASAASAPAAAATIAAALAQCERYRWYEVIPKQRCIWAVCNGRWGKDGCPAGTNPGESR, encoded by the coding sequence GTGCAATGTCCAACCTGTGGGACGAACAACGCGCCGCGTGCGCCGTACTGTGTGAAGTGCGGTGCGAAACTCGCGGATGCCGAACCCGGTTTTCGGGATGACCGTCGGGTGACGGGCGCCGCAGGCGCTGGCGCGCTCGACGCTGTTGTGGGTGCGTCCGGCAACGCGCCCATGTCAGGGGCGCGCGCCGGCACGGCGCCATCGACGTCCACGGCAGGCGCGCCGGATGAGGCGCCGAAGCGGCGCGTCAAACGTGAGCGGGGCGAATCGCCCGGCTGGCTCAATGGCGCGCTGGTACTCGGCACCGCGATCTTTGCCGCCGTCGCGTTGCTCGGCATCTGGTGGAACCTGCGTGCCCCGTATGTCGACCCTGCCCCGAAGCCGCCGGGCGGGATTGCCGTCACGCCCTTCGGCGCGCCGATAGATGCGCCGCCCACCGTCGCGTCGGGCAACACAGCCGCTACTGCTGTGACTACTGGCGCTGGCGAGAGCGAAGCGTCTGCTGCACTGGCGCGTGCGCAGGCACTGGCCGCCGTTGATGCGGCCGCTTCCGGCGCCGCCGCCGACGTTGCCGCCGCCAGCCAGCCGGCGCCGCTGACCGCCTCGGCCGCGACCGCCGCGCTGACGGCTGCGGCGACGTCACTGGCCCCCGCTCGCCACGACACCCCGGACGACATGATGCAATTGCTCAGCCGTCGCGATGCCGGTGGCAGCACGCCTCGGCCCATGGCCAATGCCGATCTTCCCGCACACTACGACAATAACGACATCGGCCCGATCGCTGCCGAAGCGCAGCATCAGCCCGCAGCCGCGAGTGCGGCATCGGCCCCGGCGGCGGCCGCCACGATTGCCGCAGCGCTCGCGCAATGCGAACGCTATCGCTGGTACGAGGTGATACCGAAGCAGCGCTGTATCTGGGCGGTCTGTAATGGCCGCTGGGGGAAGGACGGCTGTCCGGCGGGCACGAATCCGGGCGAGTCGCGCTGA
- a CDS encoding MFS transporter has translation MTQSAMDASPANAPPLDPAHATPSAPSVASAALAAQTSGSDTRRVGLRDWYMLIVLTAIFVLSFIDRSSLSLVVGPLKQELGVSDFQMSLLLGLSFVVLYSTFSIPAGYLADRFSRRGIIGWAVFVWSSMTVLCGFASNYIQLFLGRTGIGIGEGALQPAAYSMIRDTFPPDRRGRAFGIYHMGPMLGVGFSLFVGGTLLSLSQSGDVAHWPILGSLRPWQFVIVVPGLLGIPLALLMLTLREPKRAARQQASDAAGYRDALRFIRSEWRLYVPLWTAATLYAMAISGFNAWLPTVIARAWQLPLPSIGRMLGPLMMVSVPAGLVLLGAVMDRLSRRGRRAAPLEVAMVSTFLSCLATLFLAFTDNHVLAVVLYVCHTFFASPIPSSAGATMAQITPGRMMGKLSSLFFLVQNLLGLALGPTVAATISHLFFSGPMAMGYAIITTFCGCTAIAGVMYALVAAQVRRRNFE, from the coding sequence ATGACCCAATCCGCGATGGACGCCAGCCCGGCGAACGCGCCCCCGCTAGATCCCGCGCACGCCACGCCGTCGGCGCCATCCGTGGCCTCCGCTGCGTTGGCGGCACAGACCTCCGGCAGCGACACACGCCGCGTGGGGCTGCGCGACTGGTACATGCTGATCGTGCTCACGGCCATCTTCGTGCTGTCGTTCATCGACCGGTCGTCTCTCTCGCTCGTGGTCGGCCCGCTCAAACAGGAACTGGGCGTGAGCGATTTCCAGATGAGCCTGTTGCTCGGGCTCTCGTTCGTGGTGCTCTACAGCACGTTCAGCATTCCCGCCGGGTATCTCGCCGACCGGTTCAGCCGTCGCGGCATCATCGGCTGGGCCGTGTTCGTCTGGTCGTCGATGACGGTGCTGTGCGGCTTCGCGTCGAACTACATTCAGCTCTTTCTCGGACGCACGGGGATCGGCATCGGCGAGGGCGCACTGCAACCGGCCGCCTATTCCATGATTCGCGACACCTTCCCGCCGGACCGGCGCGGTCGTGCGTTCGGCATTTACCACATGGGGCCGATGCTCGGCGTGGGCTTCTCGCTGTTCGTCGGCGGCACGCTGCTTAGCCTGTCGCAGAGCGGCGACGTGGCGCACTGGCCGATTCTCGGTTCGCTCCGGCCGTGGCAGTTCGTGATTGTCGTGCCCGGACTGCTGGGGATTCCGCTCGCACTGCTGATGCTCACGTTGCGAGAGCCCAAGCGCGCCGCCAGGCAGCAGGCCTCGGATGCGGCGGGCTATCGCGACGCCTTGCGCTTCATTCGTAGCGAGTGGCGTCTGTATGTGCCGTTGTGGACGGCGGCCACGCTCTACGCCATGGCGATCTCGGGCTTCAACGCCTGGTTGCCGACGGTGATCGCGCGCGCCTGGCAATTGCCGCTGCCGAGTATCGGCCGCATGCTGGGGCCGCTGATGATGGTGTCGGTGCCTGCGGGGCTGGTGTTGCTCGGTGCCGTCATGGATAGGTTGTCGCGCCGTGGGCGCCGTGCGGCGCCGCTCGAAGTGGCGATGGTCTCGACGTTCCTCTCCTGCCTCGCCACGCTCTTCCTCGCCTTTACGGATAACCATGTGCTGGCCGTCGTGCTGTACGTTTGCCACACGTTCTTTGCCAGCCCGATTCCGTCGTCTGCCGGCGCCACGATGGCGCAGATCACGCCGGGACGCATGATGGGCAAGCTCTCGTCGCTTTTCTTTCTGGTGCAGAACCTGCTCGGCCTCGCCCTGGGACCGACGGTCGCGGCCACCATCTCGCATCTGTTCTTCAGCGGCCCGATGGCGATGGGGTACGCCATCATCACGACCTTCTGCGGCTGTACGGCAATCGCCGGCGTGATGTACGCTCTGGTCGCCGCGCAAGTCCGCCGCCGAAACTTCGAGTAA
- a CDS encoding metallophosphoesterase — translation MRLHILSDLHLSVAPLAIPDVEADVTILAGDISRPAQAIEWAKQLPRPVVYVPGNHEFYGATLAGTLAELRRLTAGTHVHLLERGTVVIDGVRFVGTTLWTDFALYDAEGKHDAVIEESQKFVRDFTRIRIGDPAAPWSDLPFFSPDDCAALCRENVAWLSRTLAAPHDGPSVVVTHHAPTPQSIHPRFAGSLVNPAFISDFTSFVDQSDAALWVHGHTHDSFDYRVGRTRVLCNPRGYCFEGRVENAAFDPQMVVRV, via the coding sequence GTGAGACTGCATATCCTGTCAGACCTGCATTTGTCCGTGGCGCCGTTGGCCATTCCCGACGTCGAGGCGGATGTCACGATTCTTGCCGGCGATATCAGCCGGCCGGCGCAAGCCATCGAGTGGGCGAAGCAATTGCCGCGCCCTGTCGTCTATGTCCCCGGTAATCACGAGTTCTACGGCGCGACGCTCGCGGGCACACTGGCAGAACTGCGACGCCTCACGGCCGGCACCCACGTTCATCTGCTCGAGCGTGGCACGGTCGTGATCGATGGCGTGCGCTTCGTAGGCACCACGCTGTGGACGGACTTCGCGCTGTACGACGCCGAGGGCAAGCACGATGCTGTCATCGAGGAATCGCAGAAGTTCGTGCGCGACTTCACGCGCATTCGTATTGGCGACCCGGCTGCACCGTGGTCCGATCTGCCGTTTTTCTCGCCGGACGACTGTGCCGCGTTGTGTCGTGAGAACGTCGCGTGGCTCTCCCGAACGCTTGCCGCGCCGCATGACGGCCCGAGCGTCGTGGTCACGCACCACGCCCCGACGCCGCAGAGCATTCACCCGCGCTTCGCGGGATCGCTCGTCAATCCGGCCTTCATTTCGGATTTCACTTCGTTTGTCGACCAGTCCGACGCCGCGTTATGGGTCCACGGCCATACGCACGATTCGTTCGACTACCGGGTGGGCCGCACCCGGGTGCTGTGCAATCCTCGTGGCTATTGCTTCGAGGGCCGCGTTGAGAATGCGGCCTTCGATCCGCAGATGGTCGTGCGGGTGTGA
- a CDS encoding UvrD-helicase domain-containing protein — MSSFPLNPAQNEATHYFDGPCLVLAGAGSGKTRVITQKIAWLIETKGFEPKHIAAVTFTNKAAAEMRERVAKQLEGKTLSTPGKEGRKVPVNQLTICTFHSLGVQILRREAENVGLKPQFSILDSDDCFGLIQEQLGTTDKAMIRGVQTAISLWKNGLVTPETALAAAETADEHQAALVYRNYMATLQAYQAVDFDDLIRLPAELFARDEDVRDRWQNKLRYLLIDEYQDTNTCQYLLLKLLAGPRAAFTAVGDDDQAIYGWRGATLENLKQLQVDFPTLKVIKLEQNYRSTSRILTAANNVIAKNPKIFEKKLWSEHGLGDPITVTAMNDEEHEAESVVFRLSAHKFERRAEFRDYAILYRGNHQARIFEQVLRRERIPYVLSGGQSFFDKAEIKDLCAYLRLLANPDDDPAFIRAVTTPRRGVGSTTLEVLGSFAGQAKVSLFEAVYMGAVEARLQPRQLEPLRAFCDFIQRIAARAARDPANEVIDDLMEGIHYEAYLYDTFDERQAQSRWTTVLEFLEWMKRKGTRASGADAAGLDNPDDLDDDAKSLMELTQTIALMSMLEGRDGDDPDAVRLSTLHASKGLEYPHVFLVGVEEGILPHIREDEEVTAEKIEEERRLMYVGITRAQRTLQLSWCKKRKRARETFSCEVSRFVPEMQLDEAPPPPPEDAPMSPKDRLASLKAMLAGGSNKTPSSSGA, encoded by the coding sequence ATGTCGTCTTTTCCGCTCAATCCTGCCCAGAACGAAGCCACGCATTATTTCGATGGCCCATGCCTCGTGCTGGCCGGCGCGGGGAGTGGCAAGACGCGCGTCATCACGCAGAAAATCGCGTGGCTGATCGAAACGAAGGGATTCGAGCCGAAGCACATCGCCGCCGTGACCTTCACGAACAAGGCCGCTGCCGAAATGCGCGAGCGCGTGGCCAAGCAGCTCGAAGGCAAGACACTCAGCACCCCAGGCAAAGAGGGCCGAAAGGTGCCGGTCAATCAGCTCACGATCTGTACCTTTCACTCGCTGGGCGTACAGATTTTGCGACGCGAGGCGGAGAACGTCGGACTGAAGCCGCAGTTCTCGATCCTCGACTCGGACGACTGCTTCGGCCTGATTCAGGAACAACTCGGCACGACCGACAAGGCGATGATCCGCGGCGTGCAGACGGCGATCTCGCTCTGGAAGAACGGACTGGTCACGCCCGAGACGGCACTGGCCGCCGCCGAGACTGCCGACGAACACCAGGCCGCGCTCGTCTATCGCAATTACATGGCTACGTTGCAGGCCTATCAGGCCGTCGATTTCGACGACCTCATCCGTCTGCCTGCCGAACTGTTCGCCCGCGACGAAGACGTGCGCGATCGCTGGCAGAACAAGCTGCGCTATCTGCTCATCGACGAGTATCAGGACACCAACACCTGCCAGTACCTGCTGCTCAAGCTGCTGGCGGGCCCGCGTGCGGCGTTCACCGCCGTGGGCGACGACGATCAGGCGATCTACGGCTGGCGCGGCGCGACGCTGGAAAACCTCAAGCAGTTGCAGGTGGACTTCCCCACGCTCAAGGTCATCAAGCTGGAGCAAAACTATCGTTCGACGTCGCGCATCCTGACGGCGGCGAACAACGTCATCGCGAAGAATCCGAAAATCTTCGAGAAGAAGCTGTGGAGTGAGCACGGACTCGGCGATCCGATCACCGTCACGGCAATGAACGACGAAGAGCACGAGGCTGAGTCGGTGGTGTTTCGTCTGTCGGCACACAAGTTCGAGCGCCGCGCCGAGTTTCGCGACTACGCCATCCTCTATCGCGGCAACCATCAGGCGCGCATCTTCGAACAGGTGTTGCGGCGCGAGCGCATCCCTTATGTGCTCTCCGGCGGTCAGTCATTCTTCGACAAGGCGGAAATCAAGGATTTGTGCGCGTATCTTCGCTTGCTGGCCAATCCCGACGACGATCCCGCGTTCATTCGTGCGGTGACCACGCCGCGCCGTGGTGTGGGCAGCACCACGCTCGAAGTCCTCGGCAGCTTCGCCGGGCAGGCGAAGGTCTCGCTGTTCGAAGCCGTCTATATGGGGGCGGTCGAAGCGCGCTTGCAGCCTCGCCAACTCGAACCGCTGCGGGCCTTCTGCGATTTCATTCAGCGCATCGCGGCGCGAGCGGCGCGCGACCCGGCCAACGAGGTCATCGATGACCTGATGGAAGGCATTCACTACGAGGCGTATCTGTACGACACGTTCGACGAGCGTCAGGCGCAGTCGCGCTGGACCACCGTGCTCGAGTTCCTCGAATGGATGAAGCGCAAGGGCACGCGTGCCAGCGGCGCAGATGCCGCCGGTCTCGACAACCCCGACGATCTGGACGACGACGCCAAAAGCCTGATGGAACTCACCCAGACCATCGCCCTGATGTCGATGCTCGAAGGCCGCGACGGCGACGATCCCGATGCGGTGCGTCTGTCAACGTTGCACGCCTCGAAGGGGCTGGAGTATCCGCACGTATTTCTCGTTGGTGTGGAAGAAGGCATCCTGCCGCACATTCGCGAGGATGAGGAAGTCACCGCCGAGAAGATCGAAGAAGAGCGCCGCCTGATGTATGTGGGCATCACGCGGGCGCAGCGCACGTTGCAACTGTCGTGGTGCAAGAAGCGCAAACGGGCGCGGGAGACGTTCTCCTGCGAAGTGTCGCGTTTCGTGCCGGAGATGCAACTCGACGAAGCGCCGCCCCCGCCCCCTGAAGACGCGCCCATGTCGCCGAAAGATCGCCTCGCGAGCCTCAAGGCCATGCTCGCCGGTGGCAGCAACAAGACGCCATCATCGTCGGGCGCCTGA
- a CDS encoding porin, with product MKTWAFPLAAGALIASPAFAQSSVTMFGVADASLRYLSGATSDNKSSFALTDGAISQSRWGIYGKEDLGQGMKALFMLEGGYHLNNGTSQRTGKIFNRKAYVGLEGDYGKVTIGTQDNPLWELLIEGWDPLTVGNYDQNEWMPVVFGTNGPNGANNAVKYSKRYQDIQVGLEYIVGGVAGSTARNSGYVLSVAYVGKPFGIAANVLQNRDIQANTQMIYNLDLKYEWGPATLTLGYYNSNDKTGFVDGFLSGRGVAGGPNPRKDNAFFAGVAYQVSKPLTLSAAVYYDRASNVNGVTGDAGDGSRETYVLLAEYGFSRRTTLYGTVDYSVGHGAQRAEFPNGRDQTGVGVGLRHRF from the coding sequence ATGAAGACATGGGCATTTCCTCTGGCCGCCGGGGCGCTGATCGCCTCGCCGGCGTTCGCGCAATCGAGCGTGACAATGTTCGGCGTGGCGGATGCGAGCCTTCGCTATCTGTCTGGCGCTACCAGTGACAACAAGAGCAGTTTCGCGCTCACCGACGGCGCCATCTCGCAAAGCCGTTGGGGCATCTATGGCAAGGAAGACCTCGGTCAGGGCATGAAGGCGCTCTTCATGCTCGAGGGCGGCTATCACCTGAACAACGGGACGTCGCAGCGCACCGGCAAGATTTTCAACCGTAAGGCATACGTCGGCCTCGAGGGCGACTACGGCAAGGTCACCATCGGCACGCAGGACAACCCGCTCTGGGAGCTCCTGATCGAGGGCTGGGATCCACTCACGGTCGGCAACTACGACCAGAACGAGTGGATGCCCGTCGTGTTCGGCACTAACGGCCCGAACGGTGCCAACAACGCCGTCAAATACTCGAAGCGGTATCAGGACATCCAGGTCGGCCTGGAATACATCGTCGGCGGCGTGGCAGGCAGTACGGCGCGCAATTCCGGCTACGTGCTCTCGGTGGCCTATGTGGGCAAGCCGTTCGGCATTGCCGCGAACGTGCTGCAGAACCGGGACATTCAGGCCAATACACAGATGATCTACAACCTGGACCTCAAGTACGAATGGGGTCCGGCCACGCTCACACTCGGCTACTACAACAGCAACGACAAGACCGGCTTCGTCGACGGTTTCCTCTCGGGCCGTGGGGTGGCAGGCGGCCCGAACCCGCGCAAGGACAACGCGTTCTTCGCGGGCGTGGCGTATCAGGTCTCGAAGCCGCTCACGCTGTCGGCCGCCGTGTACTACGACCGTGCCAGCAACGTGAACGGCGTGACCGGCGATGCCGGCGACGGATCGCGAGAGACCTATGTGCTGCTCGCAGAGTACGGCTTCTCGCGCCGCACCACGCTGTACGGCACGGTGGACTACAGCGTCGGTCACGGGGCTCAGCGCGCCGAGTTCCCGAATGGCCGCGACCAGACAGGTGTCGGCGTCGGCTTGCGGCACCGCTTCTGA
- a CDS encoding DODA-type extradiol aromatic ring-opening family dioxygenase yields MARIVFAMGCSHGPMLATPPEMWHLRAGADRKNAQHWFRGESMPYDALLAARAEDSPYFAEAIEPEAKQARFEACQRALDTLADRFAAARPDMVILLGNDQREVFKEDLTPSITIYAGERIENIPLTEAQVERLPPGVAVAEAGHCPPQGATYPGSPDVADALIRSLCDAHFDVARSVRLPGGEDRQHGIPHAFGFLYRRIMRDLPPPSVPIFLNVGVAPNQPRAARCLAFGHALRAAIERLPGDLRVAVLASGGMTHFVIDEALDKRVLNAFVARDEAALADIPESYFNGNTAEIKSWYPLAAAMHDIDWQMTLVDYVPCYRTEAGTGNAMAFAYWAPA; encoded by the coding sequence ATGGCACGGATCGTTTTCGCAATGGGGTGTTCGCATGGACCGATGCTCGCGACCCCGCCCGAGATGTGGCATCTGCGCGCCGGGGCGGATCGCAAGAATGCACAGCACTGGTTCCGGGGCGAGTCGATGCCATACGACGCCCTGCTGGCCGCACGCGCCGAGGATTCGCCGTACTTCGCCGAGGCCATCGAACCCGAGGCAAAGCAGGCGCGCTTCGAGGCATGTCAGCGTGCGCTCGACACGCTCGCGGATCGGTTCGCCGCCGCGCGGCCCGATATGGTGATCCTGCTGGGCAACGATCAGCGCGAAGTCTTCAAGGAGGATCTGACGCCGTCGATCACGATCTACGCGGGCGAACGTATCGAGAACATTCCGCTCACCGAGGCGCAAGTCGAACGGTTGCCGCCGGGGGTCGCCGTGGCGGAAGCGGGACACTGCCCGCCCCAGGGCGCGACCTATCCCGGATCGCCGGACGTGGCCGATGCACTCATCCGATCGTTGTGCGATGCGCACTTCGATGTCGCGCGTTCGGTGCGGCTGCCCGGCGGGGAGGATCGCCAGCATGGCATTCCGCATGCGTTCGGCTTTCTCTACCGGCGCATCATGCGCGACCTGCCCCCGCCCAGTGTGCCGATCTTCCTGAACGTGGGCGTGGCGCCCAATCAACCGCGCGCGGCACGGTGTCTGGCGTTCGGTCACGCCTTGCGCGCTGCCATTGAGCGGTTGCCCGGCGACCTGCGCGTGGCGGTGCTCGCCTCGGGCGGCATGACGCACTTCGTCATCGACGAAGCGCTCGACAAACGGGTGCTGAATGCTTTCGTCGCGCGTGACGAGGCGGCATTGGCCGACATTCCCGAGTCGTACTTCAACGGCAATACGGCGGAGATCAAGAGTTGGTACCCGCTGGCCGCCGCGATGCACGACATCGACTGGCAGATGACGCTCGTCGACTACGTGCCGTGCTATCGCACCGAAGCCGGCACGGGCAACGCGATGGCGTTCGCCTACTGGGCCCCGGCGTGA
- a CDS encoding RidA family protein, which translates to MTISAKGWWKVAALGAAMWWTHAAGAQEVVRHLPKTPGPLALAVEVPANASTVYLSGQVPEKLEGGGYGNTEQQTVSVLKRIQALLASMNLGMKDVVKMQVFLVGDPAKNNVMDFGGFMNGYYQFFDKNGPNLPARSVLQAARLVDPGWMVEIEVIAVKPAGAK; encoded by the coding sequence ATGACGATATCAGCGAAAGGATGGTGGAAGGTCGCGGCGCTTGGCGCTGCCATGTGGTGGACACATGCCGCAGGCGCGCAGGAAGTCGTGCGCCATCTGCCGAAGACCCCCGGCCCGCTCGCGCTCGCCGTCGAGGTGCCGGCCAACGCGTCAACCGTGTATTTGAGCGGCCAGGTGCCCGAGAAGCTCGAAGGCGGTGGCTACGGCAACACCGAGCAGCAGACAGTCAGTGTGCTCAAGCGGATTCAGGCGCTGCTCGCGAGCATGAATCTCGGCATGAAGGACGTGGTCAAGATGCAGGTATTCCTCGTGGGAGACCCCGCGAAGAACAACGTCATGGACTTCGGTGGCTTCATGAACGGTTACTACCAGTTCTTCGACAAGAACGGTCCGAACCTGCCGGCGCGCTCCGTGTTGCAGGCGGCACGTCTGGTCGATCCGGGCTGGATGGTGGAAATCGAGGTGATCGCTGTGAAGCCGGCCGGTGCGAAATAA